The following are encoded together in the Deltaproteobacteria bacterium genome:
- a CDS encoding SDR family oxidoreductase gives MKVIVTGATSFLGTHFVEMVKNKVEDVISLSSKEIDITNSISFPSGDVLYHLAANSRIYMAREKIVEDFQINAIGTINVLEAAYKAGIKKIVYISTALVYEDLYNSNEESPVGSTKVSGPYGVSKLVGELYIKQYAFERGFEYVILRPSGLYGKGMKKNPIYDMVMGFVTGMPIKLHHDINSEFDFIHVKDVARAMVMALDWKDEILNVSHGK, from the coding sequence GTGAAAGTTATAGTTACAGGTGCTACGAGTTTTCTAGGGACCCATTTTGTTGAGATGGTGAAAAATAAAGTGGAGGATGTAATATCTCTTAGCAGTAAAGAAATTGATATTACCAATTCTATAAGTTTTCCATCAGGAGATGTGCTTTATCATCTTGCAGCTAACTCAAGAATTTATATGGCAAGAGAAAAGATTGTTGAAGATTTTCAGATAAATGCAATAGGAACAATTAATGTATTAGAGGCTGCATATAAAGCCGGAATTAAGAAGATAGTCTATATTTCAACAGCTCTTGTCTATGAAGACCTATATAATTCTAATGAGGAAAGCCCTGTTGGCAGCACTAAGGTGTCAGGGCCTTATGGGGTGAGCAAACTTGTGGGTGAACTATATATAAAACAGTATGCATTTGAGCGAGGATTTGAGTATGTAATCCTAAGACCAAGCGGTCTATATGGTAAAGGGATGAAGAAAAACCCTATATATGACATGGTAATGGGTTTTGTGACAGGTATGCCAATTAAATTGCATCATGATATTAATTCTGAGTTTGATTTTATTCATGTCAAGGATGTTGCAAGGGCAATGGTTATGGCACTTGATTGGAAGGATGAAATATTAAATGTATCCCACGGCAAAG
- the fliS gene encoding flagellar export chaperone FliS, whose translation MTYEGAINFLDIARDRIYIKDIPGKSLYLNKASAIVSELLCSLDKKAGGEIASNLEKLYNYMLRQIANADLKNDHESIGVVILLLKELKAGWAEIGRQGIRETFNYHHHDAANRFEASIRI comes from the coding sequence ATGACTTACGAAGGCGCTATCAACTTTCTTGATATAGCGAGGGACAGGATTTATATAAAGGATATACCCGGCAAATCGTTATATCTTAATAAAGCCTCTGCCATTGTTTCAGAACTATTATGTTCGCTGGATAAAAAGGCAGGAGGAGAGATAGCGTCAAACTTGGAGAAACTGTATAATTACATGCTCAGGCAAATAGCAAACGCTGACCTTAAGAATGACCATGAGTCTATTGGGGTTGTTATTTTATTGTTAAAAGAACTGAAGGCAGGGTGGGCAGAGATAGGCAGGCAGGGCATTCGTGAAACCTTCAACTACCATCATCACGACGCTGCAAATAGGTTTGAGGCTTCTATTAGAATATAG
- the fliD gene encoding flagellar filament capping protein FliD, translated as MAGFSVTGLTSGIDYGQLIEQLVSVEKKRVNSFNEKKTDYQSKVAAYETFSTKLGTVESAAKKLKDASTFDVKSAEVTDDTILSASASYDAIAGNYVISDITALAQANKITNVNAKSLADKDTTTVLASGQTFRYTVTVSGTAEITTITASSNLTLEGLVSAINSTQSAANSLLTVTGTIINDGNASTPYRLVLTSKTSGSSGGITVGLDESILDLDNTSGTGGTTTLQSAQDAAFKVDGLSVTKSSNTVTDVIAGVSFTLKKAAGSGSSYTLTVKNDTDTIKANIKAMTDAYSEAIKYINDNSKYDSDKKKGGPLYNEGTTDSVIRRIRTIYTSAISGLADDTKVMAQVGLKTNRDGTVTLDEGTLGSKLTSDYSDTRALFIDNTSTGIAGVAKKLYDELDDITDFAEGSVTVRKKGIQKVIDKYTNDLRRRYQLS; from the coding sequence ATGGCTGGTTTTAGTGTTACAGGACTAACATCCGGTATTGATTATGGACAACTGATAGAACAGTTGGTGTCAGTAGAGAAAAAGAGGGTTAATAGTTTTAATGAGAAGAAGACCGATTATCAATCAAAAGTGGCCGCCTATGAAACATTTTCAACAAAATTGGGCACAGTAGAGTCAGCAGCAAAGAAATTAAAGGATGCCTCTACCTTTGATGTCAAATCGGCAGAGGTGACTGATGACACAATTCTATCTGCCTCTGCCTCTTATGATGCAATAGCCGGGAATTATGTTATATCTGATATTACTGCACTTGCACAGGCGAATAAGATTACAAATGTAAATGCAAAAAGCCTTGCAGATAAAGATACGACTACAGTGCTTGCCAGCGGGCAGACATTTAGATATACAGTAACAGTAAGTGGTACTGCTGAGATAACAACAATAACTGCATCTTCTAACCTGACCCTTGAGGGGCTTGTATCAGCAATAAACTCTACACAGAGCGCAGCAAATTCTCTCTTAACAGTCACAGGCACAATAATAAATGATGGTAATGCCTCTACACCATATCGTCTCGTGCTTACAAGCAAAACTTCAGGAAGTTCAGGGGGTATAACCGTAGGACTGGATGAATCAATCCTTGACCTTGACAACACGAGCGGCACAGGCGGCACAACTACACTTCAATCAGCACAGGATGCCGCATTTAAGGTTGATGGTCTTTCTGTTACAAAAAGTTCCAATACAGTAACAGATGTTATTGCAGGCGTATCATTTACTCTAAAGAAGGCTGCTGGCAGCGGCAGCTCATATACCCTGACTGTTAAAAACGATACAGATACCATCAAGGCAAACATAAAGGCAATGACAGATGCTTACAGTGAAGCAATTAAATATATAAATGATAATAGTAAATACGACTCAGATAAAAAGAAAGGCGGGCCACTTTACAATGAAGGCACGACAGATTCTGTAATAAGAAGAATCAGGACGATATACACCTCTGCCATATCAGGTCTTGCTGATGATACAAAGGTAATGGCACAGGTAGGTTTAAAGACAAACAGAGACGGCACTGTTACTCTGGATGAGGGTACATTAGGCAGTAAACTTACATCTGACTATAGCGACACAAGGGCGCTCTTTATTGATAATACATCAACAGGGATTGCAGGTGTGGCAAAGAAATTATACGATGAACTTGATGACATAACAGATTTTGCTGAAGGCTCTGTAACTGTAAGAAAAAAGGGCATTCAAAAGGTGATTGATAAATATACAAATGACTTACGAAGGCGCTATCAACTTTCTTGA
- a CDS encoding flagellar protein FlaG — protein MSVQPIKDIMVAIPARTEGKPSKENIPSTVVSEDKTGDNVRVERKEVFKKKMMDAAADLLQGLLNREVKMAVDGDTNRIMVKIIDAKTGDVVREIPPEEILNISKKLTSIQGILFDKEA, from the coding sequence ATGTCAGTTCAGCCTATAAAAGATATAATGGTTGCTATTCCAGCCAGAACAGAGGGTAAGCCGTCAAAAGAAAATATCCCTTCAACTGTGGTTTCAGAGGATAAGACAGGCGATAATGTTCGTGTAGAGAGAAAAGAGGTTTTTAAAAAAAAGATGATGGATGCTGCAGCAGACCTTCTTCAGGGTCTTCTAAATCGTGAGGTCAAGATGGCGGTGGATGGGGATACAAACAGGATTATGGTAAAGATTATTGATGCTAAAACAGGGGATGTTGTCCGAGAGATTCCGCCTGAAGAGATATTGAATATTTCCAAAAAACTTACGAGTATACAGGGCATCCTGTTTGATAAGGAGGCATAA
- a CDS encoding flagellin FliC: MALSVNTNISSLIAQRNVSQANDEYSSSVRRLSSGLRISRASDDAAGLAVSEKLKSHSRSIYQAVRNANEGVNLMQVADGALKETGNVLQRMRELSEQASNGSLGTNERNALNSEFQQLMSEIDRISDVTEYNGQKLIDGSISASANALSFQIGFQNVTANDRISLTISNADASALTIHGGTFSAINSVSAAQSMLTQVDSAIALVATWRGDIGAKQSRISIAISNLTSTAENYDAAVGSITDADFASETAKFTRNQIITQAATSVLAQANVLPQQVLTLLK, encoded by the coding sequence ATGGCACTATCAGTTAATACCAACATATCTTCACTTATCGCACAAAGAAATGTTTCACAGGCAAATGATGAGTATTCAAGTTCCGTCAGAAGGCTCTCTTCGGGACTGCGCATCAGCAGGGCATCGGATGATGCCGCAGGTTTAGCAGTCAGCGAAAAATTAAAATCTCACTCCCGTTCCATATATCAGGCAGTGAGGAATGCCAATGAAGGTGTAAACCTTATGCAGGTTGCGGACGGAGCCCTCAAAGAGACAGGTAATGTCCTGCAAAGGATGAGAGAATTGTCAGAACAGGCATCAAATGGTTCACTTGGCACAAATGAGAGAAATGCCCTGAATTCAGAATTCCAGCAGTTAATGAGCGAAATTGACAGAATCTCTGATGTTACAGAGTATAACGGTCAGAAACTTATTGATGGAAGTATCTCTGCATCTGCAAATGCATTGAGTTTCCAGATTGGTTTCCAGAATGTGACTGCAAATGACAGAATTAGTCTTACTATTTCTAATGCTGACGCAAGTGCGCTAACTATACATGGAGGTACTTTCTCAGCCATCAATTCAGTATCAGCTGCACAGTCAATGCTTACACAGGTTGACAGCGCTATCGCACTTGTTGCTACATGGAGAGGCGATATTGGTGCAAAACAGAGCAGGATTAGTATTGCTATTTCCAACCTTACATCTACAGCAGAGAACTATGATGCAGCGGTAGGCAGTATAACAGATGCTGATTTTGCCTCTGAAACAGCGAAGTTTACAAGGAACCAGATTATAACACAGGCAGCAACATCAGTCCTTGCGCAGGCCAATGTATTGCCGCAGCAAGTCCTTACCCTTTTGAAGTAA